One genomic segment of Ancylobacter sp. IITR112 includes these proteins:
- a CDS encoding response regulator — translation MNDLQAPRTRLLVIEDDAPIRRFLRIALASGGHEVTEAERGRQGIELAATSAPDGIVLDLGLPDMDGKAVIAAIREWSRVPILVLSVRDRETEKIAALDAGADDYVTKPFAVGELLARLRALLRSRLDRGSEPVEHVLGPLSINLANRTVRADGREVKLTRKEFDVLALLARHPGRLVSHGQFLTTVWGPAHVNDTHYLRIAIGHIRDKLGDDAANPRFIITEPGVGYRLREG, via the coding sequence ATGAACGATCTTCAAGCTCCCCGCACCCGCCTTCTGGTGATCGAAGACGACGCGCCGATCCGCCGCTTCCTGCGCATCGCCCTCGCCAGCGGCGGGCATGAGGTGACGGAGGCGGAGCGCGGCCGGCAGGGCATCGAACTTGCCGCCACTTCGGCGCCGGACGGCATCGTGCTCGATCTCGGCCTGCCGGATATGGACGGCAAGGCGGTGATCGCCGCGATCCGCGAATGGTCGCGCGTGCCGATCCTCGTGCTGTCGGTGCGCGATCGGGAAACCGAGAAGATCGCGGCGCTGGACGCCGGCGCCGATGATTATGTCACCAAGCCTTTCGCGGTGGGTGAATTGCTGGCCCGGCTGCGGGCGCTGTTGCGCTCGCGGCTCGACCGGGGCAGCGAGCCGGTCGAACATGTTCTCGGCCCGCTCAGCATCAATCTCGCCAATCGCACGGTGCGTGCGGACGGGCGGGAGGTGAAGCTGACCCGCAAGGAATTCGACGTGCTCGCCTTGCTCGCGCGCCACCCCGGCCGGCTCGTCTCGCATGGCCAGTTTCTCACCACGGTGTGGGGTCCGGCACATGTCAACGACACGCATTATCTGCGCATCGCCATCGGCCATATCCGCGACAAGCTCGGCGACGACGCCGCCAACCCGCGCTTCATCATCACCGAACCGGGTGTCGGCTACAGGCTGCGGGAGGGGTGA
- the kdpC gene encoding potassium-transporting ATPase subunit KdpC, translating to MLSILRPALVLLTLFTALTGLAYPLAVTGLAQLVLPEAANGSPVVVEGRVVGSSLIGQSFTSARYFHGRPSATTGADPADPAKSVEDPYNAASSTGSNLGPSSAALAQAVKERAAALGGWPLPADLVTASASGLDPDISPAAAALQVSRVARARGLPEDEVRALVNRSTMGRSFSLLGEPRVNVLALNLSLDALQR from the coding sequence ATGCTCAGCATTCTTCGCCCCGCGCTGGTTCTGCTCACGCTGTTCACGGCGCTGACCGGTCTGGCCTATCCGCTCGCGGTCACCGGGCTGGCGCAACTGGTCCTGCCGGAGGCCGCCAATGGCTCGCCGGTTGTGGTCGAGGGCCGGGTGGTGGGCTCGTCGCTCATCGGCCAGTCCTTCACCTCGGCGCGCTATTTCCACGGCCGCCCCTCCGCCACGACAGGCGCGGACCCGGCCGATCCGGCAAAAAGCGTGGAGGATCCGTATAATGCGGCAAGCTCCACCGGCTCCAATCTCGGCCCCAGCTCGGCCGCGCTCGCCCAGGCGGTGAAGGAGCGGGCCGCGGCGCTTGGCGGCTGGCCGCTGCCGGCCGATCTCGTCACCGCCTCCGCCTCCGGCCTCGACCCCGACATCTCGCCCGCCGCCGCTGCGCTGCAGGTCAGCCGCGTCGCCCGCGCCCGGGGCCTGCCGGAAGACGAGGTGCGCGCGCTGGTGAACCGCTCTACCATGGGCCGCAGCTTCAGCCTCTTGGGCGAGCCGCGCGTCAATGTTCTGGCGCTCAATCTCTCCCTCGACGCGCTGCAGCGCTAA
- the kdpF gene encoding K(+)-transporting ATPase subunit F: MTFDIALGLATAILLFAYLMLALLRPERF, encoded by the coding sequence ATGACCTTCGATATCGCGCTCGGCCTCGCGACGGCCATTCTCCTCTTCGCCTATCTCATGCTGGCGCTGCTGCGCCCCGAACGGTTCTAG
- a CDS encoding tyrosine-type recombinase/integrase, translating into MCANSRGRPWTVSGFNSSWMKLQHTLEKAGAIGEGLTLYGLRHTVAAILRESGADLRTIADALGQKTEAMAQMYAQGSDLSKKMDEVAGRFGQEVNSRRTRAVKPGQKI; encoded by the coding sequence CTGTGTGCCAACTCGCGCGGCCGGCCGTGGACCGTCTCCGGCTTCAACTCGTCATGGATGAAGCTGCAGCACACGCTGGAGAAGGCCGGTGCCATCGGCGAGGGGCTGACGCTCTACGGCCTGCGGCATACGGTGGCGGCGATTCTGCGCGAGAGCGGGGCCGACCTGCGCACCATCGCCGACGCGCTCGGGCAGAAGACCGAGGCCATGGCGCAGATGTACGCGCAGGGCTCCGACCTGTCGAAAAAGATGGATGAGGTGGCTGGCCGCTTCGGCCAAGAAGTGAACAGCCGCAGAACAAGGGCTGTCAAACCGGGTCAGAAAATATGA
- a CDS encoding helix-turn-helix domain-containing protein, translating to MPKTAPPLRPLAFGNRMKVQSLSLQSMQEQVQRLLGWSAEYDAIGDASHFANQQSSVTVNGLKLTALSHSPIRTRVESDELSFFMPVDGGSIHSTVNGKLVQCHVRTNVLLAPEGERIGEGSHRSILVAGLDRHRLRQTAGAMLGQDDIKVDLSAPTVMPLMAGAVNFDLMLRGACTLLEACHLSGGMAARVGVDEIFYRAVCGMLLRDRLFGESGDRFQPAIADKRVERACDYVLANLGRRITLTDLEAVSGLSARTLQYAFQKRFGCSPVTWIRNERLNAARALLLAGGGEDNVTTAAHAFCFSNPGDFSRHYRERFGEYPAATLAAARGSGG from the coding sequence ATGCCGAAGACTGCCCCGCCCCTGCGTCCGCTCGCTTTCGGCAACCGTATGAAAGTGCAGTCGCTGTCGCTGCAGTCGATGCAGGAGCAGGTTCAGCGCCTGCTCGGCTGGAGCGCGGAATATGACGCCATCGGCGATGCGTCGCATTTCGCCAACCAGCAATCCTCCGTGACCGTGAACGGGCTGAAGCTCACCGCTTTGTCGCATTCGCCGATCCGCACACGGGTCGAATCGGACGAATTGTCGTTCTTCATGCCGGTGGATGGCGGCTCGATCCACTCCACGGTGAATGGCAAACTGGTCCAGTGCCATGTCAGGACCAATGTGCTGCTGGCCCCCGAGGGGGAGCGGATCGGCGAGGGGAGCCATCGCTCCATCCTGGTGGCGGGGCTCGACCGCCACCGCCTGCGGCAGACGGCAGGCGCCATGCTGGGGCAGGACGACATCAAGGTCGATCTGAGCGCGCCGACCGTCATGCCGCTCATGGCCGGAGCGGTGAATTTCGACCTGATGCTGCGCGGCGCCTGCACCCTTCTGGAGGCCTGCCATCTCTCCGGCGGCATGGCGGCCCGAGTGGGCGTCGACGAGATTTTCTATCGCGCGGTCTGCGGCATGCTGCTGCGCGACCGGCTTTTCGGCGAAAGCGGGGACAGGTTCCAACCGGCGATCGCGGACAAGCGGGTGGAGCGCGCCTGTGACTATGTCCTGGCCAATCTGGGCCGACGCATCACCCTGACCGACCTCGAAGCTGTCAGCGGGCTGTCGGCCCGCACCCTTCAATACGCCTTTCAAAAGCGGTTCGGCTGCTCGCCCGTCACATGGATCCGCAATGAACGCCTGAACGCGGCACGGGCTCTGCTGCTGGCGGGAGGTGGCGAGGACAATGTCACCACGGCCGCGCATGCCTTCTGCTTTTCCAACCCGGGGGACTTTTCCCGCCACTACCGGGAGCGGTTCGGCGAGTACCCCGCCGCCACTCTCGCCGCCGCGCGCGGCAGCGGCGGCTAG
- the kdpA gene encoding potassium-transporting ATPase subunit KdpA → MDADLLQFALFAALLVAIAVPLGAYMAATFAGEVQFLAPVERALLAAAGPAARSEQRWTRYALALLAFNAAGFVVLFLILLFQGGLPLNPQGFAGLSAPLAFNTALSFVTNTNWQSYGGETTLSNFSQMVGLTTQNFVSAASGMAVAAAVARGLAARQGTSLGNFWVDLTRATLYILLPGALLLALLFALSGMPQTLAASLEATTLEGARQTIALGPVASQVAIKQLGTNGGGFFNVNSAHPFENPTAFTNLLSTLAILTIPAGFCFTYGRMVGDRRQGRALFAAMALLFMLGFAAIYAAEQAGNPLQAGLVEAGAGNMEGKEVRFGIFGSSLWAAATTAASNGSVNAMHDSFTPLGGLVAMLNIQLGEVVFGGVGVGLTGMLLFVILAVFLAGLMVGRTPEYLGKKIEAREVKLAALTLFIMPLGVLVFAALAIATGAAQSSVQDAGPHGLSELLYAYSSATGNNGSAFAGFSANTAWHNTFLGIAMMLGRFGYIIPILAIAGSLAAKKTAPPTAGTFPTHGALFVALLIATILIIGALTFLPVLALGPLAEHVSLVAGRSF, encoded by the coding sequence ATGGACGCCGATCTCCTTCAGTTCGCCCTCTTCGCCGCGCTGCTCGTGGCCATTGCCGTGCCGCTCGGCGCCTATATGGCGGCGACCTTCGCCGGCGAGGTGCAATTTCTCGCCCCCGTCGAGAGGGCGCTCCTCGCCGCCGCCGGCCCGGCCGCCCGCAGCGAACAGCGCTGGACCCGCTACGCGCTCGCGCTGCTGGCGTTCAACGCGGCGGGCTTTGTCGTGCTGTTCCTGATCCTGCTGTTTCAGGGCGGACTGCCGCTGAACCCGCAGGGCTTTGCCGGCCTCTCCGCGCCGCTCGCCTTTAACACCGCCCTGTCCTTCGTCACCAACACCAACTGGCAGTCCTATGGCGGCGAGACGACGCTCTCCAATTTCAGCCAGATGGTGGGGCTGACGACGCAGAACTTCGTCTCCGCCGCGAGCGGCATGGCGGTCGCCGCCGCGGTGGCGCGCGGGCTGGCCGCCCGTCAGGGCACGTCGCTCGGCAATTTCTGGGTCGATCTCACCCGTGCCACGCTCTACATCCTGCTGCCCGGCGCGCTGCTGCTGGCGCTGCTCTTCGCCCTGTCCGGCATGCCGCAGACGCTGGCCGCCTCCCTTGAGGCGACGACGCTGGAAGGCGCGCGCCAGACCATCGCGCTCGGCCCGGTGGCCAGCCAGGTCGCCATCAAGCAGCTCGGCACCAATGGCGGCGGCTTCTTCAACGTGAATTCCGCCCACCCGTTCGAAAATCCGACGGCCTTCACCAATCTGCTCTCGACGCTGGCGATTCTCACCATCCCCGCCGGCTTCTGCTTCACTTATGGCCGCATGGTCGGCGACCGGCGGCAGGGGCGCGCGCTGTTCGCCGCCATGGCGCTTCTGTTCATGCTCGGATTCGCCGCGATCTATGCCGCCGAGCAGGCCGGCAATCCGCTGCAGGCCGGGCTGGTCGAAGCCGGCGCCGGCAATATGGAGGGCAAGGAGGTCCGCTTCGGCATTTTCGGCTCCTCCCTATGGGCGGCGGCGACGACGGCGGCTTCGAACGGTTCGGTCAATGCCATGCATGACAGCTTCACCCCGCTCGGCGGGCTGGTGGCCATGCTGAACATCCAGCTTGGCGAAGTGGTGTTCGGCGGGGTCGGCGTCGGGCTCACCGGCATGCTGCTCTTCGTCATCCTCGCTGTGTTCCTTGCCGGGCTGATGGTCGGCCGCACACCGGAATATCTCGGCAAGAAGATCGAGGCCCGCGAGGTCAAGCTCGCCGCGCTCACCCTCTTCATCATGCCGCTCGGCGTCCTCGTCTTCGCCGCGCTGGCCATCGCCACCGGCGCGGCGCAGAGTTCGGTTCAGGATGCCGGCCCGCATGGCCTGTCCGAACTGCTCTATGCCTATTCCTCCGCCACCGGAAACAACGGCTCGGCCTTTGCCGGCTTCTCCGCCAACACGGCATGGCACAACACGTTTCTCGGCATCGCGATGATGCTCGGGCGCTTCGGCTACATCATCCCCATCCTCGCCATCGCCGGCAGCCTCGCGGCCAAGAAGACCGCGCCGCCTACCGCCGGCACCTTCCCCACCCATGGCGCGCTGTTCGTCGCGCTGCTGATCGCGACGATCCTCATCATCGGCGCGCTCACCTTCCTGCCCGTCCTCGCCCTCGGCCCGCTGGCGGAGCATGTCTCCCTCGTGGCCGGCCGCAGCTTCTGA
- the kdpB gene encoding potassium-transporting ATPase subunit KdpB, with protein sequence MSKHSSPSFGLFAPAILAPAVKQAFRKLDPRSLARNPVIFSTAVVSLVATVLALREALAGGANAAIGVQIAIWLWFTVLFANFGEAVAEGRGKARADAFRATKSSAQAKVLADARDRTAFRARDVERVEVGELILVEAGDTIPTDGEVVEGAASVDESAITGESAAVIRESGGDRSSVTGGTRLVSDWLVVRVTAKPGETFLDRMIALVEGARRQKTPNEIALDILLAALTLVFLLVVVTLPVFASWSGTTLPVIYLVALFVTLIPTTIGGLLSAIGIAGMERLVKANVVAKSGRAVEAAGDIDVLLLDKTGTITFGNRMADAFEPAPGVGEQELAQAALLASLADDTPEGKSIVDLARRRFGLAATLDARATYVPFSAHTRISGVDLPDGASIRKGASDAMAVLSGAPLSHAVDQIVKRIGASGGTPLVVTQDRRVLGVIHLKDVVKPAIRERFAELRRMGIRTVMITGDNPLTAAAIAAEAGVDDFLAEATPEKKLELIRHEQSEGRLVAMCGDGSNDAPALAQADVGVAMNTGTPAAKEAGNLIDLDSDPTKLIEIVLVGKQLLISRGALTTFSVANDVAKYFAILPALFVAAYPGLGVLDVMGLGTPQSAILSAVIFNALVIVALIPIALKGVAYTPASASALLGRNLLIYGLGGLIVPFLGIKAIDLVVDLLHLA encoded by the coding sequence ATGAGCAAGCACTCATCCCCCTCCTTCGGCCTGTTCGCGCCGGCGATCCTCGCCCCCGCGGTCAAGCAGGCCTTCCGCAAGCTCGACCCGCGCAGCCTGGCGCGCAATCCGGTCATCTTCTCCACCGCGGTGGTGAGCCTTGTCGCCACCGTGCTCGCCCTGCGCGAAGCGCTGGCGGGCGGGGCCAACGCCGCCATCGGCGTCCAGATCGCCATCTGGCTCTGGTTCACCGTGCTGTTCGCCAATTTCGGCGAAGCCGTCGCCGAAGGGCGCGGCAAGGCGCGGGCGGATGCGTTCCGCGCCACCAAATCCTCCGCCCAGGCCAAGGTGCTGGCGGATGCGCGCGACCGCACCGCCTTCCGCGCCCGCGACGTGGAGCGCGTGGAGGTGGGCGAACTCATCCTCGTCGAGGCCGGCGACACGATCCCCACCGATGGCGAGGTGGTGGAAGGCGCCGCCTCGGTGGATGAAAGCGCCATCACCGGCGAAAGCGCGGCGGTGATCCGCGAATCCGGCGGCGACCGTTCCTCCGTCACCGGCGGCACGCGGCTGGTGTCGGACTGGCTGGTGGTGCGCGTCACCGCCAAGCCGGGCGAGACCTTCCTTGACCGGATGATCGCGCTGGTCGAAGGTGCCCGCCGGCAGAAGACGCCGAACGAGATCGCGCTCGACATTCTGCTGGCGGCGCTGACCCTGGTGTTCCTGCTGGTGGTGGTGACACTGCCGGTCTTCGCCTCCTGGTCGGGCACCACCCTGCCGGTGATCTATCTCGTCGCGCTGTTCGTCACCCTCATCCCCACCACCATTGGCGGGCTGCTCTCGGCCATCGGCATTGCCGGCATGGAACGGCTGGTAAAGGCGAATGTGGTGGCCAAATCCGGCCGCGCGGTGGAGGCGGCCGGCGATATCGACGTGCTGCTGCTCGACAAGACCGGCACCATCACCTTCGGCAACCGCATGGCGGATGCGTTCGAGCCGGCGCCGGGCGTCGGCGAACAGGAGCTGGCGCAAGCCGCGCTTCTCGCCTCGCTGGCCGACGACACGCCGGAGGGCAAGTCCATCGTCGACCTCGCCCGGCGCCGCTTCGGCCTCGCCGCGACGCTGGATGCGCGCGCCACCTATGTCCCGTTCAGCGCCCATACCCGCATATCCGGCGTCGATCTTCCCGACGGCGCCTCCATCCGCAAGGGTGCGTCCGACGCCATGGCCGTGCTGTCCGGTGCGCCGCTGAGCCATGCCGTCGACCAGATCGTCAAGCGCATCGGCGCCTCCGGCGGCACGCCGCTGGTGGTGACGCAGGACCGGCGCGTGCTCGGCGTCATCCATCTGAAGGACGTGGTGAAGCCTGCCATTCGCGAGCGCTTCGCCGAATTGCGGCGCATGGGCATCCGAACCGTGATGATCACCGGCGACAACCCGCTCACCGCCGCCGCCATCGCCGCCGAGGCGGGGGTGGACGATTTCCTCGCCGAGGCGACGCCGGAGAAGAAGCTGGAACTGATCCGCCACGAACAGTCGGAAGGCCGGCTGGTCGCCATGTGCGGCGACGGCTCCAACGACGCGCCGGCGCTGGCGCAGGCCGATGTCGGCGTCGCCATGAACACCGGCACCCCGGCGGCGAAGGAGGCGGGCAACCTCATCGACCTTGACAGCGACCCGACCAAGCTCATCGAGATCGTACTGGTGGGCAAGCAGTTGCTGATCTCGCGCGGCGCGCTCACCACCTTCTCGGTCGCCAATGACGTGGCGAAATACTTCGCCATCCTGCCGGCGCTGTTCGTGGCGGCCTATCCCGGCCTCGGCGTGCTGGATGTGATGGGACTGGGCACCCCGCAATCGGCCATCCTCTCCGCCGTCATCTTCAACGCGCTGGTCATCGTCGCGCTGATTCCCATCGCGCTGAAGGGTGTCGCCTACACGCCCGCCTCCGCCTCCGCCCTGCTCGGCCGCAACCTGCTCATCTATGGGCTCGGCGGGCTCATCGTTCCCTTCCTCGGCATCAAGGCCATCGACCTTGTCGTCGATCTGCTGCATCTCGCCTGA
- a CDS encoding DUF4118 domain-containing protein: MPTPHEERPAPEAFLEEARTEARGRGAPGRLKIFLGASPGVGKTFAMLEEARAAQLAGLDVVVALVETHGRAETAALLRTLEQLPRRPVEYRGQALSELDLDALIARRPALALIDELAHTNAPGSRHPKRWQDVLEVLDAGIDVTTTLNIQHIESLNDIVSRITGVRVTETVPDHVLQRADGIELIDLPPDELIKRLKDGKVYVPQQVGRALENFFSRGNLTALRELALRTAASRVDAEMLAYMRANAVSGPWPTQERLLVCVNEAPVAKALVRAGRRMADRARLPWIVATVVTPRHETLPAEARAATLDALRLAETLGAETVTLHAESDAVAELLRFARSRNVSRLMIGRPRGHGTWWRKVAGPLREPVADRLLDAATAFEITVVTDPTPAYRRQTFRGPVTADWRGYGAAAGAVAAASLLAWPVGVWDAIPGGAVSAIYLTAVLVVGAKCGLGPSMAAAVLGSLAYNLLYTEPYYTLAVSNPEDIVSILVFLVGAVFTGTLAGRLKAQVESMRLAQRRTETLYDFARKIASAGKADDVLWAGAYHIAATLDCQSLILMPGPSGALEQVQGHPTIEDLDARAEGAARWAFERNDPAGAGTATLPMSEWLFVPLAAGETMLGVIGVRFRDRSRSLDPETRRLLLAVEDQVAVAVERVRLAEALADARVSGESERLRGALLNSVSHDLRTPLATVIGAVSALAEDSGALSREDRSELAGTALDEARRLDRYVQNLLDMTRLGHGALKPRRAPVELAEIIGRVRADLARTLAFHRLDIALPRDLPMLDVDPVLIGQALTNLIENAAKYAPAGTAITLAARVDGAEAEVRVSDEGPGIPPVDREKVFDLFHRVTEGDGRPAGTGLGLAIVRGLVEAHGGTARAIAGPNGRGATIALRLPLAAPPTDDGT, translated from the coding sequence ATGCCCACCCCGCATGAGGAGCGCCCTGCCCCCGAAGCCTTCCTGGAGGAGGCGCGCACGGAAGCGCGCGGCCGGGGGGCGCCGGGACGGCTGAAAATCTTCCTCGGCGCCTCTCCCGGCGTCGGCAAGACCTTCGCCATGCTCGAAGAGGCCCGCGCGGCCCAGCTTGCCGGGCTCGACGTCGTGGTGGCGCTGGTGGAAACCCATGGCCGCGCGGAAACCGCCGCGCTGCTGCGCACGCTGGAGCAATTGCCGCGCCGCCCGGTTGAGTACCGCGGACAGGCGCTGAGCGAACTCGACCTCGACGCGCTGATCGCCCGCCGCCCCGCCCTCGCCCTGATCGACGAACTGGCCCACACCAACGCCCCCGGCTCGCGCCATCCCAAGCGCTGGCAAGACGTGCTGGAGGTTCTCGACGCCGGCATCGACGTGACGACGACGCTCAACATCCAGCACATTGAGAGCCTCAACGACATCGTCTCGCGCATCACCGGGGTGCGGGTGACGGAAACCGTGCCCGATCACGTGCTGCAGCGCGCCGACGGCATCGAACTTATCGACCTGCCGCCGGACGAACTGATCAAACGGCTGAAGGACGGCAAGGTCTATGTGCCGCAGCAGGTGGGGCGGGCGCTGGAGAACTTCTTTTCGCGCGGCAATCTCACCGCCCTGCGGGAACTCGCGCTGCGCACCGCCGCGAGCCGGGTGGACGCGGAAATGCTGGCCTATATGCGGGCCAATGCCGTCAGCGGACCGTGGCCGACGCAGGAGCGCCTGCTGGTCTGCGTCAACGAGGCGCCGGTAGCGAAGGCGCTGGTGCGGGCGGGGCGGCGCATGGCCGATCGCGCCCGCCTGCCGTGGATCGTCGCCACCGTCGTCACCCCGCGTCATGAAACCCTGCCGGCGGAAGCCCGCGCCGCGACGCTCGACGCGCTGCGCCTCGCCGAGACGCTGGGGGCGGAGACCGTCACCCTCCACGCCGAATCCGACGCGGTCGCCGAGTTGCTGCGCTTCGCCCGCAGCCGCAATGTCTCGCGCCTCATGATCGGCCGCCCGCGCGGCCACGGCACCTGGTGGCGCAAGGTGGCGGGGCCGCTGCGCGAACCGGTGGCCGACCGTCTGCTCGACGCCGCGACGGCTTTCGAGATCACCGTCGTCACCGATCCCACCCCCGCTTATCGCCGCCAGACCTTCCGCGGGCCTGTGACGGCGGACTGGCGCGGCTATGGCGCGGCAGCGGGCGCGGTGGCGGCGGCGAGCCTGCTCGCCTGGCCGGTCGGCGTGTGGGATGCCATTCCCGGCGGCGCCGTTTCCGCCATCTATCTCACCGCCGTTCTGGTGGTCGGGGCGAAGTGCGGGCTCGGTCCCTCCATGGCCGCCGCCGTGCTCGGCTCGCTCGCCTATAATCTGCTCTACACCGAACCCTACTATACGCTCGCCGTCTCCAATCCCGAGGATATCGTCTCCATCCTCGTCTTCCTCGTCGGCGCGGTGTTCACCGGAACCCTCGCCGGCCGGCTGAAGGCCCAGGTGGAAAGCATGCGGCTGGCGCAGCGCCGTACCGAGACGCTGTACGATTTCGCCCGCAAGATCGCCTCCGCCGGCAAGGCCGACGACGTGCTGTGGGCCGGCGCCTACCACATCGCCGCCACGCTCGACTGCCAGTCGCTGATCCTCATGCCCGGCCCCTCCGGCGCGCTGGAGCAGGTGCAGGGCCATCCCACCATAGAAGACCTCGATGCCCGCGCCGAAGGCGCGGCCCGCTGGGCGTTCGAGCGCAACGATCCCGCCGGCGCCGGCACCGCCACCTTGCCGATGAGCGAGTGGCTGTTCGTGCCGCTCGCCGCCGGGGAGACCATGCTGGGCGTCATCGGCGTGCGCTTCCGCGACCGCAGCCGCAGCCTCGACCCGGAAACCCGCCGGCTGCTGCTGGCGGTGGAGGATCAGGTCGCCGTGGCGGTGGAGCGGGTGCGCCTCGCCGAAGCGCTCGCCGACGCCCGCGTCTCGGGCGAGAGCGAGAGGCTGCGCGGGGCGCTGCTCAATTCGGTGAGCCACGATCTGCGCACCCCGCTCGCCACCGTCATCGGCGCAGTATCCGCGCTGGCCGAGGACAGCGGCGCGCTCAGCCGCGAGGACCGCAGCGAACTCGCCGGCACCGCCCTGGACGAAGCCCGGCGGCTCGACCGCTATGTGCAGAACCTGCTCGACATGACGCGGCTGGGCCATGGCGCGCTGAAGCCGCGCCGCGCGCCGGTGGAACTGGCCGAGATCATCGGCCGCGTGCGCGCGGACCTTGCCCGCACCCTCGCCTTCCATCGGCTCGACATCGCCCTGCCGCGCGATCTGCCGATGCTCGATGTCGACCCTGTGCTGATCGGTCAGGCGCTGACCAATCTCATCGAGAACGCCGCCAAATACGCCCCTGCCGGCACCGCCATCACCCTTGCCGCCCGGGTGGACGGCGCCGAGGCAGAGGTGCGGGTGAGCGACGAGGGGCCGGGCATTCCTCCCGTCGACCGGGAAAAGGTGTTCGATCTTTTCCACCGTGTCACTGAAGGCGATGGGCGTCCGGCCGGCACCGGGCTCGGCCTTGCCATTGTGCGCGGACTGGTGGAGGCTCACGGTGGCACGGCCCGCGCGATCGCGGGGCCGAACGGTCGGGGCGCCACCATCGCGCTGCGGCTTCCCCTGGCCGCGCCGCCGACCGACGACGGAACATGA